From the genome of Torulaspora globosa chromosome 2, complete sequence, one region includes:
- the CDC4 gene encoding SCF ubiquitin ligase complex subunit CDC4 (ancestral locus Anc_8.67), producing MRDVAVPEYPLLKIPVPYQYRIREDGVQGSGGDGNSLAVGAGATVKRRRRESSQVVEEKEDCKRARVVSTAANTPRPRDGESEAGCESGAEEDVRKAILLSAAQQILGAGPETSSAAVAAVSSGASASGAVAIAGDVVEETLPLSPLASPSVGTPRAEDGGGDENMRAVSQMYTNDVVSMVRSELPPVCYKNLLFQLVSSLDRKELSDLGTLIRDNLKRDFLSSLPLEIVLKILTNLSFSDIAQCLRTCKRWNELINSTPHLWRQLLLTESFVSKENFAKYSSRLPSKYPQIRHEEDGYQLDFLENCRVLQNWYNPDFVPQRTTLRGHMTSVVTCLQFEDDYVITGADDKVIRVYDAQKKQFMLELTGHDGGVWALKYDGDGVLVSGSTDRSVRVWDIKRGCCTHVFKGHASTVRCLDIVEYKNIKYIVTGSRDNTLHVWKLPREPSAVTQEWPLVYNTPEENPYFVGVLRGHMASVRTVSGHGNIVISGSYDNNLMVWDIAQMKCLYILTGHTDRIYSTIYDYKRFRCISASMDTTIKVWDLQNIWNNGTCTVVTSSLAPCTKISGSMCTLQGHTQLVGLLRLSDKFLVSAAADGSLRGWDSNDYSRKFAYHHSNLSAITTFYVSDNLLVSGSEGQFNVYNLRSGKLVHSNILRDADQIWSVNFKGRTLVAAVEKDGQSYVELLDFGIAANAENPGNV from the coding sequence ATGAGAGACGTTGCAGTGCCAGAGTATCCCCTTTTGAAAATTCCGGTTCCATATCAGTACCGGATAAGGGAGGATGGTGTGCAAGGAAGCGGCGGTGATGGGAACAGCTTGGCGGTAGGCGCTGGGGCGACTGTCAAGAGACGCAGACGCGAGAGCAGTCAGGTTGtcgaggagaaggaagattgCAAGAGGGCGAGGGTGGTGAGCACGGCAGCCAACACGCCGAGGCCACGTGACGGGGAGAGTGAAGCGGGTTGTGAATCTGGAGCGGAGGAGGATGTCCGTAAGGCTATTCTGCTGTCTGCTGCACAGCAGATCCTTGGGGCAGGTCCCGAGACgagttctgctgctgttgcgGCGGTGAGCAGTGGTGCCAGCGCGTCTGGTGCGGTCGCGATCGCAGGCGACGTGGTCGAAGAGACTCTACCCCTGTCGCCGCTGGCGTCGCCTAGTGTCGGGACGCCAAGAGCCGAAGACGGCGGCGGCGACGAGAATATGCGAGCCGTTTCGCAGATGTATACGAACGATGTGGTATCGATGGTGCGAAGCGAGCTACCGCCTGTGTGCTACAAAAACCTTTTATTTCAGCTGGTGTCGAGCCTTGATCGTAAGGAGCTTTCCGATCTGGGGACGCTGATCAGGGACAATTTGAAGCGCGATTTCTTGTCTTCGCTGCCGCTTGAAATCGTTCTCAAGATCCTCACGAACCTGTCGTTCTCGGATATCGCGCAATGCTTGCGGACCTGCAAGCGCTGGAATGAATTGATCAACTCGACGCCGCATCTGTGGAGGCAGCTGTTGCTCACGGAGAGCTTTGTGTCGAAGGAGAACTTTGCCAAGTACTCATCTAGGCTGCCTTCGAAGTATCCGCAGATCAGACACGAAGAGGACGGCTACCAACTGGACTTCCTGGAGAATTGCAGGGTTCTGCAGAACTGGTATAATCCTGATTTCGTCCCACAACGGACCACTTTGAGGGGTCACATGACCAGCGTGGTTACCTGTTTGCAGTTTGAGGATGACTACGTTATCACTGGTGCTGACGATAAGGTGATTAGGGTTTATGATgcgcagaagaagcagttcaTGCTGGAGCTGACCGGCCACGACGGCGGTGTGTGGGCGCTGAAATATGACGGAGACGGAGTCCTAGTGAGTGGGTCGACGGACCGAAGTGTTAGAGTTTGGGATATCAAGCGTGGTTGCTGCACGCACGTATTCAAGGGTCATGCTTCGACAGTGAGATGTTTGGATATCGTCGAGTACAAGAACATAAAATACATTGTTACGGGGTCGCGTGATAACACCTTACATGTGTGGAAGCTGCCACGAGAGCCCAGCGCAGTGACACAGGAATGGCCACTCGTCTACAACACGCCTGAGGAGAACCCTTATTTCGTCGGTGTGCTGCGGGGCCACATGGCATCCGTGCGCACGGTCTCCGGCCACGGGAATATAGTGATCAGCGGTTCCTACGACAACAACCTCATGGTTTGGGATATCGCGCAGATGAAATGTCTATACATCCTGACCGGACACACCGATCGAATCTATTCGACCATTTACGACTACAAGAGATTCAGATGCATCTCCGCCAGCATGGATACCACAATCAAAGTCTGGGACTTACAAAACATTTGGAATAACGGCACCTGTACCGTTGTGACGTCCTCCCTGGCTCCCTGTACAAAGATATCAGGTTCGATGTGCACTTTGCAGGGTCATACTCAGTTAGTCGGTTTGCTGCGGCTTTCGGACAAGTTCTTGGTCagcgctgctgctgacgGCAGCCTGAGGGGCTGGGATTCCAACGATTACTCGAGAAAATTTGCATACCACCATAGCAACCTGAGCGCCATTACTACCTTCTACGTGAGCGATAACTTGCTGGTAAGTGGCTCGGAAGGTCAGTTCAATGTCTACAACCTGCGAAGCGGGAAACTGGTCCACTCCAATATTCTGCGCGACGCCGACCAAATCTGGTCCGTAAATTTCAAGGGCAGGACCTTGGTCGCAGCGGTCGAAAAGGACGGACAGAGCTATGTCGAGCTGCTTGATTTTGGAATCGCTGCCAATGCGGAAAACCCTGGCAACGTATAG